A genomic segment from Acyrthosiphon pisum isolate AL4f chromosome A3, pea_aphid_22Mar2018_4r6ur, whole genome shotgun sequence encodes:
- the LOC100160077 gene encoding serine/threonine-protein kinase PAK 2 isoform X3 — MSDDDDKPPAPPVRLTSNSFRVARGDSVPNLDIMRPLPKEPDSDHKKKTSKSRVTGKLKTRGTGSEDKPEISYPTNFEHTMHVGFDAHTGEFTGMPEAWARLLITSNISKQEQKKNPQAVLDVLNWFDNSSKQSKTSKYMTTATNIVQNSTPPTEVLVRGAHSGGSSSYSGVSSSQPSSSTGSTSPSLTTTPTTDEQTSPPPPVSVRPERTKSVYTKPIEEDEPRSITQEEPKVVSPVPLHRPSQTNGIVPVLDKNKNNTTATSRKKVADNEILEQLKTIVTVGDPNRKYTKMEKIGQGASGTVYTAIETSTGMEVAIKQMNLGQQPKKELIINEILVMRENKHANVVNYLDSYLVQDELWVVMEYLPGGSLTDVVTETCMDEGQIASVCREVLQALQFLHFNQVIHRDIKSDNILLGLDGSVKLTDFGFCAQISPEQSKRTTMVGTPYWMAPEVVTRKQYGPKVDIWSLGIMAIEMIEGEPPYLNENPLRALYLIATNGKPEIKEKEKLSPIFQDFLDQCLEVEVEDRASASELLKHPFLKLSRPLASLTPLIMAAKQAAKGH, encoded by the exons atgtcagATGATGATGACAAGCCACCAGCTCCTCCGGTCCGTCTAACGAGTAAcag TTTTAGAGTTGCTCGTGGGGATTCGGTACCAAATTTGGACATTATGCGGCCATTACCAAAAGAACCAGATTCTGACCACAAAAAGAAAACTTCTAAAAGCCGTGTTACAGGTAAACTGAAAACACGGGGTACTGGATCCGAAGATAAACCAGAAATATCTTATCCGACTAATTTTGAACATACCATGCATGTAGGCTTTGATGCACATACTGGCGAGTTTACT GGTATGCCAGAAGCATGGGCTCGACTTTTAATAACATCAAACATAAGCAAACAAGAACAAAAAAAGAATCCTCAAGCTGTTCTTGATGTGCTTAATTGGTTTGATAACTCCAGTAAACAATCGAAAACTTCCAAGTATATGACCACAGCCACAAATATTG TACAAAATAGTACTCCCCCTACTGAAGTATTAGTGCGTGGTGCACACAGTGGAGGTAGTTCATCATACTCTGGAGTCAGTAGCAGCCAGCCTTCTTCATCAACAGGTAGCACTAGTCCCTCACTGACTACAACTCCCACAACAGATGAACAAACATCTCCCCCACCACCTGTATCTGTACGCCCTGAACGTACAAAATCTGTGTATACCAAACCAATAGAAGAAGATGAGCCTAGGTCCATCACCCAAGAAGAACCTAAAGTAGTTTCACCGGTTCCACTTCACCGGCCTAGTCAAACTAATGGTATTGTACCAGtattggataaaaataaaaataacactacTGCAACTAGTCGTAAAAAAGTTGCTGATAATGAAATATTAGAACaactaaaaacaatagtaaCAGTAGGTGATCCAAATAGAAAATATACCAAGATGGAAAAAATTGGACAGGG AGCATCTGGTACAGTCTACACAGCTATTGAAACATCAACTGGTATGGAAGTGGctataaaacaaatgaatttAGGTCAACAACCAAAGAAAgaactaattattaatgaaatactAGTCATGCGAGAAAATAAACATGCAAATGTTGTGAACTATTTAGATAGTTATTTAGTACAAGATGAACTCtgg gtTGTAATGGAATATTTACCAGGCGGTAGTTTAACAGATGTTGTCACAGAAACTTGTATGGACGAAGGTCAAATTGCATCTGTATGCCGAGAAGTACTTCAAGCCCTTCAGTTTTTACATTTCAACCAAGTTATACATAGAGACATTAAGTCTGATAACATTTTACTTGGATTAGATGGTAGTGTTAAGTtaa ctgATTTTGGATTTTGTGCTCAAATTTCACCTGAGCAATCCAAACGAACTACTATGGTCGGTACACCATATTGGATGGCACCAGAAGTAGTTACACGTAAACAGTATGGTCCTAAGGTAGACATATGGTCATTAGGTATAATGGCTATTGAAATGATTGAAGGTGAACCACcatatttgaatgaaaatcCCTTAAGG gcgTTGTATTTAATTGCAACAAATGGAAAACCAGAGatcaaagaaaaagaaaaattatctcCAATTTTTCAAGACTTTTTGGATCAGTGCCTTGAAGTTGAGGTTGAAGATCGTGCATCAGCCTCTGAACTTTTAAAA CACCCATTTTTGAAGCTTTCCAGACCTTTAGCCAGTCTGACTCCTTTGATAATGGCAGCGAAACAAGCTGCCAAGGGTCATTGA
- the LOC100160077 gene encoding serine/threonine-protein kinase PAK 2 isoform X2 yields the protein MSDDDDKPPAPPVRLTSNSFRVARGDSVPNLDIMRPLPKEPDSDHKKKTSKSRVTGKLKTRGTGSEDKPEISYPTNFEHTMHVGFDAHTGEFTLPYKGMPEAWARLLITSNISKQEQKKNPQAVLDVLNWFDNSSKQSKTSKYMTTATNIVQNSTPPTEVLVRGAHSGGSSSYSGVSSSQPSSSTGSTSPSLTTTPTTDEQTSPPPPVSVRPERTKSVYTKPIEEDEPRSITQEEPKVVSPVPLHRPSQTNGIVPVLDKNKNNTTATSRKKVADNEILEQLKTIVTVGDPNRKYTKMEKIGQGASGTVYTAIETSTGMEVAIKQMNLGQQPKKELIINEILVMRENKHANVVNYLDSYLVQDELWVVMEYLPGGSLTDVVTETCMDEGQIASVCREVLQALQFLHFNQVIHRDIKSDNILLGLDGSVKLTDFGFCAQISPEQSKRTTMVGTPYWMAPEVVTRKQYGPKVDIWSLGIMAIEMIEGEPPYLNENPLRALYLIATNGKPEIKEKEKLSPIFQDFLDQCLEVEVEDRASASELLKHPFLKLSRPLASLTPLIMAAKQAAKGH from the exons atgtcagATGATGATGACAAGCCACCAGCTCCTCCGGTCCGTCTAACGAGTAAcag TTTTAGAGTTGCTCGTGGGGATTCGGTACCAAATTTGGACATTATGCGGCCATTACCAAAAGAACCAGATTCTGACCACAAAAAGAAAACTTCTAAAAGCCGTGTTACAGGTAAACTGAAAACACGGGGTACTGGATCCGAAGATAAACCAGAAATATCTTATCCGACTAATTTTGAACATACCATGCATGTAGGCTTTGATGCACATACTGGCGAGTTTACT CTGCCATATAAA GGTATGCCAGAAGCATGGGCTCGACTTTTAATAACATCAAACATAAGCAAACAAGAACAAAAAAAGAATCCTCAAGCTGTTCTTGATGTGCTTAATTGGTTTGATAACTCCAGTAAACAATCGAAAACTTCCAAGTATATGACCACAGCCACAAATATTG TACAAAATAGTACTCCCCCTACTGAAGTATTAGTGCGTGGTGCACACAGTGGAGGTAGTTCATCATACTCTGGAGTCAGTAGCAGCCAGCCTTCTTCATCAACAGGTAGCACTAGTCCCTCACTGACTACAACTCCCACAACAGATGAACAAACATCTCCCCCACCACCTGTATCTGTACGCCCTGAACGTACAAAATCTGTGTATACCAAACCAATAGAAGAAGATGAGCCTAGGTCCATCACCCAAGAAGAACCTAAAGTAGTTTCACCGGTTCCACTTCACCGGCCTAGTCAAACTAATGGTATTGTACCAGtattggataaaaataaaaataacactacTGCAACTAGTCGTAAAAAAGTTGCTGATAATGAAATATTAGAACaactaaaaacaatagtaaCAGTAGGTGATCCAAATAGAAAATATACCAAGATGGAAAAAATTGGACAGGG AGCATCTGGTACAGTCTACACAGCTATTGAAACATCAACTGGTATGGAAGTGGctataaaacaaatgaatttAGGTCAACAACCAAAGAAAgaactaattattaatgaaatactAGTCATGCGAGAAAATAAACATGCAAATGTTGTGAACTATTTAGATAGTTATTTAGTACAAGATGAACTCtgg gtTGTAATGGAATATTTACCAGGCGGTAGTTTAACAGATGTTGTCACAGAAACTTGTATGGACGAAGGTCAAATTGCATCTGTATGCCGAGAAGTACTTCAAGCCCTTCAGTTTTTACATTTCAACCAAGTTATACATAGAGACATTAAGTCTGATAACATTTTACTTGGATTAGATGGTAGTGTTAAGTtaa ctgATTTTGGATTTTGTGCTCAAATTTCACCTGAGCAATCCAAACGAACTACTATGGTCGGTACACCATATTGGATGGCACCAGAAGTAGTTACACGTAAACAGTATGGTCCTAAGGTAGACATATGGTCATTAGGTATAATGGCTATTGAAATGATTGAAGGTGAACCACcatatttgaatgaaaatcCCTTAAGG gcgTTGTATTTAATTGCAACAAATGGAAAACCAGAGatcaaagaaaaagaaaaattatctcCAATTTTTCAAGACTTTTTGGATCAGTGCCTTGAAGTTGAGGTTGAAGATCGTGCATCAGCCTCTGAACTTTTAAAA CACCCATTTTTGAAGCTTTCCAGACCTTTAGCCAGTCTGACTCCTTTGATAATGGCAGCGAAACAAGCTGCCAAGGGTCATTGA
- the LOC100160077 gene encoding serine/threonine-protein kinase PAK 2 isoform X1, translated as MSDDDDKPPAPPVRLTSNSFRVARGDSVPNLDIMRPLPKEPDSDHKKKTSKSRVTGKLKTRGTGSEDKPEISYPTNFEHTMHVGFDAHTGEFTLPYKVSNINSFGMPEAWARLLITSNISKQEQKKNPQAVLDVLNWFDNSSKQSKTSKYMTTATNIVQNSTPPTEVLVRGAHSGGSSSYSGVSSSQPSSSTGSTSPSLTTTPTTDEQTSPPPPVSVRPERTKSVYTKPIEEDEPRSITQEEPKVVSPVPLHRPSQTNGIVPVLDKNKNNTTATSRKKVADNEILEQLKTIVTVGDPNRKYTKMEKIGQGASGTVYTAIETSTGMEVAIKQMNLGQQPKKELIINEILVMRENKHANVVNYLDSYLVQDELWVVMEYLPGGSLTDVVTETCMDEGQIASVCREVLQALQFLHFNQVIHRDIKSDNILLGLDGSVKLTDFGFCAQISPEQSKRTTMVGTPYWMAPEVVTRKQYGPKVDIWSLGIMAIEMIEGEPPYLNENPLRALYLIATNGKPEIKEKEKLSPIFQDFLDQCLEVEVEDRASASELLKHPFLKLSRPLASLTPLIMAAKQAAKGH; from the exons atgtcagATGATGATGACAAGCCACCAGCTCCTCCGGTCCGTCTAACGAGTAAcag TTTTAGAGTTGCTCGTGGGGATTCGGTACCAAATTTGGACATTATGCGGCCATTACCAAAAGAACCAGATTCTGACCACAAAAAGAAAACTTCTAAAAGCCGTGTTACAGGTAAACTGAAAACACGGGGTACTGGATCCGAAGATAAACCAGAAATATCTTATCCGACTAATTTTGAACATACCATGCATGTAGGCTTTGATGCACATACTGGCGAGTTTACT CTGCCATATAAAGTGAGTAACATCAACAGCTTT GGTATGCCAGAAGCATGGGCTCGACTTTTAATAACATCAAACATAAGCAAACAAGAACAAAAAAAGAATCCTCAAGCTGTTCTTGATGTGCTTAATTGGTTTGATAACTCCAGTAAACAATCGAAAACTTCCAAGTATATGACCACAGCCACAAATATTG TACAAAATAGTACTCCCCCTACTGAAGTATTAGTGCGTGGTGCACACAGTGGAGGTAGTTCATCATACTCTGGAGTCAGTAGCAGCCAGCCTTCTTCATCAACAGGTAGCACTAGTCCCTCACTGACTACAACTCCCACAACAGATGAACAAACATCTCCCCCACCACCTGTATCTGTACGCCCTGAACGTACAAAATCTGTGTATACCAAACCAATAGAAGAAGATGAGCCTAGGTCCATCACCCAAGAAGAACCTAAAGTAGTTTCACCGGTTCCACTTCACCGGCCTAGTCAAACTAATGGTATTGTACCAGtattggataaaaataaaaataacactacTGCAACTAGTCGTAAAAAAGTTGCTGATAATGAAATATTAGAACaactaaaaacaatagtaaCAGTAGGTGATCCAAATAGAAAATATACCAAGATGGAAAAAATTGGACAGGG AGCATCTGGTACAGTCTACACAGCTATTGAAACATCAACTGGTATGGAAGTGGctataaaacaaatgaatttAGGTCAACAACCAAAGAAAgaactaattattaatgaaatactAGTCATGCGAGAAAATAAACATGCAAATGTTGTGAACTATTTAGATAGTTATTTAGTACAAGATGAACTCtgg gtTGTAATGGAATATTTACCAGGCGGTAGTTTAACAGATGTTGTCACAGAAACTTGTATGGACGAAGGTCAAATTGCATCTGTATGCCGAGAAGTACTTCAAGCCCTTCAGTTTTTACATTTCAACCAAGTTATACATAGAGACATTAAGTCTGATAACATTTTACTTGGATTAGATGGTAGTGTTAAGTtaa ctgATTTTGGATTTTGTGCTCAAATTTCACCTGAGCAATCCAAACGAACTACTATGGTCGGTACACCATATTGGATGGCACCAGAAGTAGTTACACGTAAACAGTATGGTCCTAAGGTAGACATATGGTCATTAGGTATAATGGCTATTGAAATGATTGAAGGTGAACCACcatatttgaatgaaaatcCCTTAAGG gcgTTGTATTTAATTGCAACAAATGGAAAACCAGAGatcaaagaaaaagaaaaattatctcCAATTTTTCAAGACTTTTTGGATCAGTGCCTTGAAGTTGAGGTTGAAGATCGTGCATCAGCCTCTGAACTTTTAAAA CACCCATTTTTGAAGCTTTCCAGACCTTTAGCCAGTCTGACTCCTTTGATAATGGCAGCGAAACAAGCTGCCAAGGGTCATTGA